A genomic window from Mesorhizobium sp. 131-2-1 includes:
- a CDS encoding isopenicillin N synthase family dioxygenase produces MTTLPRISLAKLSSDATRREEQQCLRTACEEYGFFYLVEHGIPKEQIAEAIEASHRFFALPLATKERYGHAFQDVHPTTARGYSPLHGEMLHPEAGPDPKEMFDLGIENENDRRPFAGRTRLPDDALAPGFARSLLALQATVLNGVVPQLGNALADLLDMEKGWFRRHFSPPTVLQRVIRYPSTGGAAAKHTDNGFFTLLLQEELPTRSLQVWFHGRWIPAPSLPDSLVVNLGDMLQVLSDNRFKSTPHQVVHSGPAERISLPFFIYPDIDARLASRQGNHTFGVAEMMLRNYESIWEKGNGAGRARELQ; encoded by the coding sequence ATGACTACGCTACCGCGAATCTCATTGGCGAAACTCTCATCCGATGCAACGCGACGTGAAGAGCAACAGTGCTTACGCACGGCCTGCGAGGAGTACGGGTTCTTCTACCTAGTCGAGCACGGAATCCCGAAGGAACAGATCGCAGAAGCGATCGAGGCTTCCCACCGTTTCTTCGCGTTGCCACTGGCTACCAAGGAACGCTATGGTCACGCCTTCCAAGACGTCCACCCCACCACCGCCCGTGGGTACAGTCCGTTGCACGGTGAAATGCTACATCCCGAGGCTGGCCCGGATCCAAAGGAAATGTTCGACCTCGGAATCGAGAATGAAAACGACCGGCGTCCGTTCGCCGGACGCACACGCCTTCCGGATGATGCCTTGGCTCCTGGTTTCGCGCGAAGCTTGCTTGCTTTGCAGGCTACCGTGCTCAATGGGGTTGTGCCGCAGCTCGGGAACGCGCTGGCCGACCTGCTCGATATGGAAAAAGGCTGGTTCCGACGTCATTTCAGCCCGCCGACGGTTCTGCAACGCGTGATCCGATACCCGTCTACTGGCGGGGCGGCCGCTAAGCATACCGACAATGGTTTCTTCACGCTCCTACTCCAGGAGGAACTCCCTACTCGCTCCTTGCAGGTGTGGTTCCACGGGCGTTGGATACCGGCGCCTAGCCTCCCCGACAGTCTCGTGGTCAATCTGGGCGACATGCTTCAGGTCTTGAGCGATAACCGGTTCAAGAGTACGCCGCATCAAGTGGTGCACAGTGGACCGGCCGAACGAATTTCCCTGCCCTTCTTTATATATCCCGACATCGACGCTCGCCTGGCTTCGCGGCAAGGCAATCACACCTTTGGTGTCGCGGAGATGATGCTGCGAAACTACGAGTCAATATGGGAAAAGGGGAATGGGGCCGGGCGCGCGCGTGAGTTGCAGTAG
- a CDS encoding GMC family oxidoreductase N-terminal domain-containing protein: protein MVFDYIVIGGGSSGSVMASRLSAEGPRVLLIEAGPDTPPNAVPHDILDGNPTRAYFNPDYQWPSLNATTVRDGRKPIHYEQARVMGGGSSINAQVANRGGPEDYDDWASSGAAGWSWKEVLPYFRRLECDLDFGGEFHGKAGPLPIRRVRRSDWSGFIRAVSRAYENEGLHFRPDFNGEFGDGYSVVPLTNRNGHRVSAAMAYLSESVRRRRNLTILPETTVVRLAFSGCAITGVETENKFGRPSFRASTVILCAGAIHSPAILLRSGIGPAEQLTKLGIPVVADVRGVGQNLQEHPGIAVSAYLKRGDRMAPNVSGHIQMHARYSSGYNRCPSTDMAVSAVAKSAWHPLGKRLGSLYVWVNRTYSAGTIVLKDRSHAVEPEVDFNWLSDQRDAERLKQGFRFVARLLLQDSLSGVGLDPFPSAWNTRAKRVSKVNCINYGLTSVLALLMDSSPRLRRALIRHVITNGRSISDLIDNEEHLDRFVRQNVTGNWHPTSSCRIGPASDPVAVTDPSGRVRGVSGLRIADASVMPFCPRANTNIPTIMVAEKMADAILKEGREWPAKG, encoded by the coding sequence TTGGTTTTCGATTATATCGTGATCGGTGGCGGTTCCTCTGGATCCGTCATGGCGAGCAGGCTCTCCGCCGAAGGGCCTCGCGTACTGCTTATCGAGGCCGGTCCTGATACGCCCCCGAATGCCGTGCCTCATGACATCCTGGACGGCAATCCAACACGTGCTTACTTCAATCCTGATTATCAATGGCCTTCACTCAACGCGACCACGGTTCGAGATGGCCGCAAGCCCATTCACTACGAGCAGGCCCGGGTCATGGGGGGCGGCTCCAGCATCAATGCCCAGGTGGCCAACCGCGGTGGTCCCGAAGACTACGATGACTGGGCCTCGAGCGGTGCAGCTGGCTGGAGTTGGAAGGAGGTTCTACCGTACTTCCGTCGCCTCGAATGCGATCTAGATTTCGGCGGCGAATTTCACGGCAAGGCTGGTCCACTGCCGATAAGACGGGTGCGGCGATCAGATTGGTCCGGCTTTATCCGGGCGGTGTCTAGAGCGTATGAAAATGAGGGTCTTCATTTCAGGCCAGACTTCAACGGTGAATTTGGTGATGGATACTCGGTTGTTCCCTTGACGAATCGAAATGGGCATCGCGTTTCCGCCGCGATGGCTTACTTGTCCGAGAGTGTCCGCCGTCGACGCAATTTGACAATTCTGCCCGAAACGACGGTTGTGCGGCTGGCCTTTTCAGGATGCGCCATAACTGGCGTCGAGACGGAAAACAAGTTCGGACGGCCGTCGTTTCGCGCCTCGACGGTGATCCTCTGCGCCGGAGCCATCCACTCGCCCGCCATATTGTTGCGCTCCGGGATCGGCCCGGCCGAGCAACTGACAAAGCTCGGTATTCCGGTGGTTGCAGATGTAAGAGGTGTGGGCCAGAATCTTCAAGAACATCCAGGGATCGCCGTTTCGGCGTATTTGAAACGGGGCGATCGCATGGCACCCAATGTTAGCGGGCACATTCAGATGCATGCCCGTTACTCGTCGGGCTACAATAGGTGTCCTTCGACAGACATGGCGGTATCGGCGGTTGCCAAGTCGGCCTGGCACCCGCTCGGAAAGCGCCTCGGCTCCCTGTACGTGTGGGTCAACCGTACTTATTCAGCAGGAACCATCGTCCTCAAGGATCGCTCTCATGCCGTTGAGCCGGAGGTAGATTTCAACTGGTTGAGCGACCAGCGGGATGCCGAGCGACTGAAGCAGGGATTCCGTTTCGTGGCCCGCCTTCTGCTGCAAGATTCCCTTTCGGGGGTGGGGCTCGACCCGTTCCCGTCAGCTTGGAATACGCGAGCGAAGCGGGTTAGCAAGGTAAATTGCATTAATTACGGGCTTACGTCGGTGCTGGCTCTGCTCATGGACAGTTCTCCGCGCTTGCGCCGCGCCCTCATTAGGCATGTCATCACCAATGGACGGAGCATTTCAGATCTGATCGACAACGAGGAGCATCTGGATCGGTTTGTCCGACAGAACGTGACCGGCAATTGGCATCCGACGTCGAGTTGCAGGATAGGGCCAGCCTCGGACCCTGTTGCGGTGACCGACCCGTCGGGCCGGGTTCGTGGCGTTTCGGGCTTGAGGATTGCCGACGCTTCTGTGATGCCATTCTGCCCCCGCGCCAATACAAACATTCCAACAATCATGGTGGCTGAGAAGATGGCTGATGCCATTTTGAAAGAAGGCAGGGAATGGCCAGCGAAGGGGTGA
- a CDS encoding DUF2267 domain-containing protein, whose protein sequence is MCARHDFNNALEVTQNWISDLMWRLGWDDRERVYQALIATLHALRDCLDCEHAVYMGARLPALLRGFYYEGWNPDGRAKVRNRNSFLERIHSGVQRDPAVDPEVVARLVLGQFIDRLTTAEVERAKAATPRMLHNLWPGSGLPTVSAGCAGSRSSAMARSPRAVSSTKA, encoded by the coding sequence ATGTGCGCGAGGCATGATTTCAACAACGCATTAGAAGTAACACAGAATTGGATCAGCGATCTGATGTGGAGGCTTGGATGGGATGATCGCGAGCGGGTCTACCAAGCTCTGATTGCGACGCTGCACGCTCTGCGCGACTGCTTGGATTGCGAGCACGCTGTTTATATGGGCGCTCGCTTGCCAGCTTTGCTTCGCGGCTTTTACTACGAGGGTTGGAATCCCGACGGCCGCGCCAAAGTCAGAAACCGGAATTCATTTCTCGAACGGATCCACTCCGGCGTCCAGCGAGACCCGGCGGTCGATCCGGAAGTGGTTGCCCGCTTAGTGCTGGGCCAATTTATCGACCGTTTGACCACAGCAGAAGTCGAGCGTGCCAAGGCCGCCACTCCAAGAATGCTGCACAACCTTTGGCCAGGGTCTGGCCTGCCGACGGTGTCGGCGGGCTGCGCGGGAAGCCGGAGTTCGGCTATGGCTAGATCGCCCAGAGCGGTATCTTCAACCAAGGCATGA
- a CDS encoding GntR family transcriptional regulator — protein MQECNIRKIRPGRTPLHIQLADIIRSQIESGVFSAGDQLPTEADLMKQHELSSSTVRQAELALVGEGLLYRRAGKGRSLPSVTFAGTCSLFQDFRTKR, from the coding sequence TTGCAAGAATGCAATATTCGCAAGATTCGGCCCGGTAGAACTCCACTTCATATTCAGCTCGCGGATATCATTCGGTCTCAGATCGAGAGTGGCGTCTTCAGTGCTGGCGATCAACTCCCGACCGAGGCGGATCTAATGAAGCAGCACGAGCTCAGCAGCAGCACTGTGCGACAGGCGGAGCTTGCCCTTGTCGGTGAAGGCTTGCTTTATCGACGCGCTGGCAAGGGGCGTTCGTTGCCAAGCGTCACATTCGCCGGGACTTGCTCCCTTTTTCAGGATTTTCGGACGAAACGGTAG
- a CDS encoding MmgE/PrpD family protein: MDVTTQIIKHVLDSGFERIPQKAIERAKLSILDTIACAIGGSNDPISHTARQLGALSGGKPECTVWVSGEKLPSSLAVLVNATTVRAPDFDETYEICINGCHASSYDIPPALALAERDPSITGRELLTAVATAIDLHVRLARSVTTYSSNTGRDNMVSVWGGAAVSTKLLRLNEEKTRNAFGIAYAHAAGEYQMYEEGAHTIALQQGLRARSGIESALSAMVGFNGPREPFFGKSGFYKAFEPEFNLDMLIDKLGHDYVNASMSFKPWPSCRGNHFGIDGLLQLRKKHNFTGEDIVSIELGLNRRAESAVAQPRDQKWDPKDPVVARSSLPYAISVAAQRGQVGIRDFRPEALQDPAVRRIMAVTQVEVDPEIERTHSQYGNSPTKVKVRLKSGSEHFIRVDEPFGHPENPASLDDGIRKLRHCGEMSMLPFSKQQLGLIGDFIRELDKQPTLAPLFELLVGGK, translated from the coding sequence ATGGATGTAACGACGCAAATCATTAAGCACGTCCTCGATTCCGGTTTCGAAAGGATACCTCAGAAAGCAATAGAACGTGCGAAGCTCTCAATTCTGGACACTATTGCGTGCGCGATCGGCGGATCGAATGATCCGATCTCGCACACTGCGCGCCAACTGGGCGCATTGTCCGGCGGCAAGCCAGAATGCACCGTTTGGGTTTCCGGAGAGAAGCTTCCTTCCAGCTTGGCAGTCCTTGTTAATGCGACTACGGTCAGAGCCCCTGATTTTGACGAGACGTATGAGATTTGTATTAACGGTTGCCACGCAAGCTCATATGATATCCCGCCGGCCCTGGCACTGGCCGAAAGGGACCCATCTATCACCGGAAGAGAATTGCTGACTGCGGTCGCAACAGCTATCGATCTGCACGTGCGTCTCGCGCGTAGCGTTACCACATATTCTTCAAATACGGGCCGCGACAATATGGTCTCGGTCTGGGGCGGGGCCGCAGTTAGTACCAAGTTGTTACGGCTCAACGAAGAGAAAACCCGAAATGCGTTCGGAATCGCTTACGCCCATGCTGCGGGCGAATACCAGATGTATGAAGAAGGTGCCCATACTATAGCGCTGCAGCAGGGTTTGAGGGCCCGCTCGGGGATTGAGTCGGCGTTATCAGCTATGGTGGGCTTCAATGGCCCGCGGGAACCGTTCTTTGGGAAGTCTGGTTTCTACAAGGCCTTCGAACCAGAGTTCAATCTCGATATGCTTATAGACAAACTGGGCCACGATTATGTGAACGCTTCCATGAGCTTCAAACCCTGGCCGTCTTGCAGGGGTAATCATTTCGGGATCGACGGACTGCTGCAACTGCGCAAGAAGCACAACTTCACGGGCGAGGATATTGTTTCAATTGAGCTCGGGTTGAATCGTCGCGCTGAGAGTGCTGTGGCCCAGCCGCGCGACCAAAAGTGGGATCCAAAGGACCCGGTTGTAGCGCGTTCCAGCCTGCCTTACGCCATCTCTGTCGCGGCGCAGCGCGGCCAAGTCGGAATTCGCGATTTCCGTCCCGAAGCGCTCCAGGATCCGGCCGTGCGTCGAATTATGGCCGTTACCCAGGTCGAAGTTGATCCAGAGATCGAACGAACTCACAGCCAGTATGGCAATTCGCCGACAAAGGTTAAAGTAAGGCTAAAGAGCGGGTCAGAACATTTTATTCGTGTGGACGAGCCGTTCGGACATCCGGAAAACCCAGCTTCGCTCGATGATGGCATCCGGAAACTCAGGCATTGCGGCGAAATGTCGATGCTGCCGTTCTCCAAGCAGCAACTCGGTTTGATAGGGGACTTCATCCGCGAGCTTGACAAGCAGCCCACTTTGGCGCCGCTATTTGAGCTGCTAGTGGGCGGTAAGTAG